The Chiroxiphia lanceolata isolate bChiLan1 chromosome 12, bChiLan1.pri, whole genome shotgun sequence genome window below encodes:
- the LYSMD2 gene encoding lysM and putative peptidoglycan-binding domain-containing protein 2 isoform X1, whose translation MAEALRQEPPGGPESEAELSQRLARTKARSYGSTASVAAPLAERYVEHRLSAGDTLQGIALKYGVTMEQIKRANKLFTNDCIFLRKTLNIPVVSEKPLLFNGLSSLESPENETVDSSPSCDEGLVTVQEESSSSPSPQEPDSQPTAPEELSAKDFLQRLDLQIKLSKQAARKLKDDNVREEEDEEGPYATSSYHQ comes from the exons ATGGCCGAGGCGCTGCGCCAGGAGCCGCCGGGCGGGCCCGAGTCGGAGGCCGAGCTGTCGCAGCGGCTCGCCCGCACCAAGGCCCGCTCGTACGGCAGCACGGCCAGCGTGGCGGCCCCGCTGGCAGAGCGATACGTGGAGCACCGGCTGAGCGCCGGGGACACGCTGCAGGGCATCGCCCTCAAGTACGGCGTCACG ATGGAACAAATAAAGAGGGCAAATAAACTGTTCACTAATGACTGTATATTTCTGAGGAAAACCCTGAATATTCCTGTTGTATCAGAGAAACCATTACTGTTCAATGGACTTAGTTCACTGGAGTCTCCTGAGAATGAAACTGTTGACAGCTCCCCTTCTTGTGATGAAGGACTAGTAACAGTTCAGGAAGAAAGTAGTTCTTCTCCCAGTCCTCAAGAGCCTGACAGTCAGCCCACTGCACCAGAAGAATTATCTGCCAAAGATTTCCTACAGAGATTGGACTTGCAGATTAAGTTATCCAAACAAGCAGCCAGAAAACTAAAAGATGACAATGTCAG agaggaggaggatgaggaaggtCCCTATGCAACTTCTTCATATCACCAGTAG
- the LYSMD2 gene encoding lysM and putative peptidoglycan-binding domain-containing protein 2 isoform X2 gives MAEALRQEPPGGPESEAELSQRLARTKARSYGSTASVAAPLAERYVEHRLSAGDTLQGIALKYGVTRGGG, from the exons ATGGCCGAGGCGCTGCGCCAGGAGCCGCCGGGCGGGCCCGAGTCGGAGGCCGAGCTGTCGCAGCGGCTCGCCCGCACCAAGGCCCGCTCGTACGGCAGCACGGCCAGCGTGGCGGCCCCGCTGGCAGAGCGATACGTGGAGCACCGGCTGAGCGCCGGGGACACGCTGCAGGGCATCGCCCTCAAGTACGGCGTCACG agaggaggaggatga